The Deinococcus aerolatus genome contains a region encoding:
- a CDS encoding DUF305 domain-containing protein, whose protein sequence is MTRSALLLALSLMTPAYAHMNMPGMNPGAASSGGLETLKGEAFDRAFLSMMIVDHQGAVDMSKTVLNNVKDAQVKKWTADVIGTQQKEIGQMNTWLKTLGSVDKGAQTSLNTEMKAMLTALKSSKNSDRGLVEGMLPHHASAIGMANVALQRSTDTRVLGLARDIIRTQADEMYAYRQWLLKRGL, encoded by the coding sequence ATGACACGCTCCGCACTGCTGCTCGCGCTCAGCCTGATGACCCCCGCGTACGCCCATATGAACATGCCGGGCATGAATCCCGGCGCCGCCTCGTCCGGTGGCCTGGAGACCCTGAAGGGCGAGGCCTTTGACCGTGCCTTCCTGTCCATGATGATCGTCGACCACCAGGGGGCGGTGGACATGAGCAAGACGGTGCTCAACAACGTTAAAGACGCCCAGGTCAAAAAGTGGACGGCAGACGTCATCGGCACGCAGCAAAAGGAAATCGGCCAGATGAACACCTGGCTGAAGACTCTCGGCAGCGTGGACAAGGGCGCACAAACGAGTTTGAACACAGAGATGAAGGCCATGCTGACGGCACTGAAGAGCAGCAAGAACAGTGACCGTGGCCTGGTGGAGGGAATGTTGCCACACCACGCCAGCGCCATCGGGATGGCGAACGTGGCGTTGCAAAGAAGCACCGACACGCGGGTGCTGGGTCTGGCCCGCGACATCATCCGTACCCAGGCCGATGAGATGTACGCCTACCGCCAGTGGTTGCTCAAACGCGGATTGTAA
- a CDS encoding response regulator transcription factor produces MRCTPTASGCSNADCKARAGRGGAMARILIVDDDPAILEILDAYLSGEGYEVWQASDGHHARELMSRADLAILDWMLP; encoded by the coding sequence ATGAGATGTACGCCTACCGCCAGTGGTTGCTCAAACGCGGATTGTAAAGCCCGGGCGGGACGGGGAGGAGCCATGGCCCGCATTCTGATCGTGGACGACGACCCGGCCATCCTCGAGATCCTGGACGCGTACCTGAGCGGCGAGGGGTACGAGGTCTGGCAGGCATCCGACGGCCATCACGCCCGTGAGCTGATGTCACGCGCCGATCTGGCCATTCTGGACTGGATGTTGCCCG